DNA sequence from the Desmodus rotundus isolate HL8 chromosome 4, HLdesRot8A.1, whole genome shotgun sequence genome:
gattccacacataagggaaatcatatggtatttgtctttcactgactgtaAAATGCACAAAACTAAGATACTGATTGATCacattttatacatacatacatatgtgtataaatatgtgtacatatgtatatgtaaatataaatgtatacaagtatatatgttgtgtgtgtgtatataatatatatatcatcTTTATCTCCATATCTATGTAACAACCACCCAGATCAAGATTTAAAGAGTTCCCTGATTACTTTTTCCACTAAGTAACAACTACCCTAACTCTaagctatttttttaactttttttaagcCCTAGGTTAGTTTAGCTTGTTCTtgaacttttataaaaatggaaaatttgctCAACATAACATACATGGAATGCAACCATGTTGTTGTATTAgtaactcttctttttccttgcTGAGTAGTACagtatttcattatatgaatATGCACAGTCTGTTTACATGGCTTCCTATTGATGGACATTCGTACTGTTTCCAAGTTTAGTGTAATATGACCGAGGCTGCTATGAAAATCCTTGAACTAGCCTTTTGCAGACTTATGCACTCGTTTGTCTCAGGTGAATCCCCAGAGTGCAATTGCGGGGCCATAAGGTGTGTCCACGTTTCACCTCACTGAGCCTGGGCAGTTCCTCCACACACACTTTGAgacctctctgtttctctcttctaaTCTCGCTCCCCTGCTACCCCTCCAGCATCTCCCTTCTGCTTTCGTTCTCAGGCCTGCTTTCTGACTCGCATTTTTCTCCCCACAGGGCAAGAGACAGTCACCCCTCCGGGAGGCTCACAACACAATGTGGATTCTACAGACTGCCAGATCTTTACACTCACCCCTCCACCTACCACCAGGAAACCGGTGACAAGGATCCAGCCCGTCACAAGGACGCCCAAGGGTCCTTCCTATTTTTTTCCAACATGGAGGCCCAGAGTCCACATTGGGTTTCCAAACagacccttccttcctccaaggTGCAACCACCGTTCTCAGTATCATCTTTTTTTTTGGCCAAACAGATACTTTATTCCACATTATAGATATTTCCCCAGAAGAAGATTCTGGAGAGGAAGTTCATCTGAGGAAGACAGATAGAAGAGAGAAGCCCCAAACCTGCTGAAGCAAAAGAAATCAATACCTCAGAAAAGACTATAAAAAGATTTCTGGTTTTTTTTCCAAACTAAAATTATTGAATTTGAAAGTTATCTTCAACACCACTGACTATAAATGGGTTTCATCGTCAGCAGTGAAGATACTGCTGTACAGGTTATTCAAGTTTGCTAAATAGGAGCAATAGCCGCATTATTCTTATTCCCAGTATCTTTTGATCCcggaatatttatataaataaaatccctAAGTGAGTGGTTCTAGTCATTCCCATCCATACTGAAATGCCAGTAGAATCAGCTCCACCTTCTAAATTAGAGTGAGGAGCGTCTGAATAAATCGAGATTGTTGTAAACCAAATGAAGACATTAATGACACCCTTTTATATTCACTGGAATACTTCGCAAGGTGTATtacaaagggaattttaaaagaaattctggtAAACTGAAAGCTTTATTTAAAGCATCTCTGGCAGTGGTGTAAATAgtagttatttattcatttactataTTTTCATTGAGGTACAATTGATATAACATCATATCAGTTTCAGATGTACCGtgtaatgattcaatatttgtatatattgcaaaaaatgatcaccacagtaagtcccGTTAATTCAACACCATACGtagttacaaatttatttttctttgtgatgaGAACTTGCAAGATCCACTCAGTTTGCCAACAACaccaaaaagaaattataaagataaaagcaCAACAAGGTGATGGGAAGTCTGACTATAGATAATACTTTAAAACTGTCATAAACTGAATGACCTAACCCCCCAACTCTTTAATTATAATATCTAAATGTACTTTAATGTTAACTTTTTAAGCAACCAGTGCAAATTAGCTTGACAAGTATCTCACTTTCTCTCCTTACCATCATATAGATACTAGCTTAAATAATATACTTCCCCTAGAACTTTCAACATGGTTCTGGGCTCAAAAGTCTGATGAAGTTTACATGGATGTTCTGTTAACTCTACGACTCCACAGACGTAAGTTTACTCAACTCTAGGGACCTTGTATCCCTAGGGTGCAATGTAAGCCACATACCCACAGACTGTGTTCACTGCTTTTTCCTTCAGTCATTCTGGAAACCACCACCTCCTGTTTCTGCTGCTCATCTTGCCTGTAATGTAGACACTTGGTTTTGTACAGGTGGTCCATGTCTCACACCTGTGCCTCCCAAGAACTATGCGCAGAAGGtactgctgttgctgctgcttccacaaaaggacaaaaagaacATAAAGACGTGAGGTCCCTGGGAATGTTGCCTGGGAAATGGAAAGAGATGGCTGTGCTTCCTTGctgcattaaaacaaaaaggaagaaaaatacctaATTCCTTTCCTCACTTCATagcaaatttttattataagaacAGATATTTGCTTCGAAATGACAGGCTTCAATAAAACCCGTACTTGAAATCCTCATTAAGAAATTCTATATTATGTTAATaaacttgcttctttttttttgctttctctttggtTCGTGAGGCATAAGTAGAAAAGGGCCAACTTTGGACGAACTTGAAGACAGAGACAGGTTTGCATGTGACTCTCACTCCCTTTCAGAACTGCACCCCCCAGCCCCATCACTGCTCACTGCTCATCTAGGCCCTCAGAGCTCTTGCAGGAGCTCCGACCATCCACAACCAATCTGATTTCACTGGGCTTTCTCTCCCCAAATATCAGAACTTTGGCAATCCAAAAGTTAACTGCTCTGAAATGAGTCCCTGAAGGCCTTGCTACATGATATTCAACATCAGGAAAACTAAGACAAACTAAAGATAGATGAACAGCTTCAATGAATTAGTCATTGCACCTATTATAGAAAGCAGACTACTTTTGCGTTTCATAGGGAGGGCCATTCACAAAATAAGGCTAGGGAAAACTGCATCCTTTTCACCCTTGAACATGTATAGAGGCCCTATATGAAAAGCAGCCCACAACTCCAAGTAAAAAGCATAGGCCTTTGTGACTTTTTTAACAAATTGAACCTTTTGGattaataaatttttctttaaaatacagccctggctggtatggctcagtggcttAAGCGtgggccagtgaaccaaaggatctctggtttgattcccagtcagggcacatgcctgggtggcgggccaggtcctcggtggggggcacgcaggaggcaaccatacattgatgtttctcttcctttccttctccctctctataaaaataaataataaaatctaaaaaaataaaaaataataaaaaaataaaatacagtggtGCCTAGCAGATTTGCTGACTCAGGTATATTCCTCAGTCACTAATATCTCAAAGTGAGCTAGCTTATCATATACCATATAGGTTCCTCTTAGCATATAGGTGGGGATGGTCGCTTTTGAAGCAATGGGAGTCTGTTGGAGGGGGGTGATTAACTTTTAAATTCATCTTTTGCTTTGTGGCAAAAATAGCTTATGCAAGTCTAAAGTTCTAAGTATGTTAAAAAGGCATAACCTGAATGTAatcatcagacaaacccaaaccgAGGGACAGTTACAAAACCACTGCCCTTTAATCTTCAAAAATGCAGACATCATGGTAGACACGGTTTAAAGAAGATTAAGGGACACGAAACTAAATGTGATCCCacaggtgggaaggagagggagaggttgCCATGGAGAATGCTATTGGGACAACTGTCAAATTTTTAATGTGGACCCTACGATAGGTGATAGTATTATGTCAGTTAAGATTCATAGATTTTACTCTACGTGATATGTgagctgaaattttttaaatgctgcagAGTAAAAGAAATCAGTATGTGTATCATCCTTATAATTGTAGATTTCACTTCTCAAACAAGCGTTCAAATATTCTATTGACTAAGAGTTACCAAAGTACATTAAGCAACATATCACTGCTAAGTGAGGCAGGCAAAGACAAGTGctatatgatatcacttatatgtggaa
Encoded proteins:
- the ODAPH gene encoding odontogenesis associated phosphoprotein: MAHKLCFSHWLLACWLVVTVAEGQETVTPPGGSQHNVDSTDCQIFTLTPPPTTRKPVTRIQPVTRTPKGPSYFFPTWRPRVHIGFPNRPFLPPRCNHRSQYHLFFWPNRYFIPHYRYFPRRRFWRGSSSEEDR